The window ACACTGAATTACCAATATTCAAATTTTCCGTTTTAGAATTTGGCTGATTCGGTTGACTCAGTTGTTCAGGAAAAGGAACCGATTCCACCCAACGTAAAGATTCAAAATCATAAAGATCCCCTTCCCCTCGCACTCGCATTTTTTGTGTTTCCGAAAGACCGCGCGCTGCTGCTGTTTTTGTAAAATCAGAAGCTCTTTGTCTTGCTACGACCGCCTCAGAAGAATTGGAAGTGACACCTAGTTTGATTTGGTTTCCCGGTGGGAGAGGAGATACAAACAATTTGGAGACCCAACCCGAACGATTCTCCGCCCGAACCTGGACAAAAAGTCCTTGTTCGCTGACTGGCGCGAGAACATCTCCCATTTGTAAAGGGAATCCATCAGCACTGAGTTTGGGTTGGGAAAGGAGTTTTGCCTTTGTGCTTTGTACGTATACATTGCCCTTCGCAATCAGTGTTTGTGCTAAAAAAAGAAACAAAAAGGTGTGAGACAGAGCTCTCATGCAATAAATTATGTATTTTCACCTAATTGCTGAAAACTCTTTTTTTATAGAAAGACTTTAGAATTGACATTTCCTTTCGCATTCTTGAAATGAACGCGTGATGCATCATCTTTTACTAATATTCCTTTTGATTTTCTTCACCTTTACTAGCTGTAAAAAAGAAAAAGATGAAAGCAATTCACTTTCAGCTCTTGTAACTCGTTTTCTTGTCCGAAGCCTTCTCAATTCCAATATCAATTCCGAACTTCCCTCAAACCTAAGCGTTGCTGTCCCTCGTTCCATTCGTAAACCATCTTCTGGTCTTGGTGCTTCCTTTGGTAAAACAAACAAAAACAAAAAATTCATTGCTGTTTCCAAAGGGATTGCCCAAGACACTTTTGACTACGGATTCACAGGGCAGGCATTTTTAACAGAAGGTACTTCCATTGTTGCCGAAATCCTCAGAGATTCCAAACGAGATTTGGTTCTTATCAGTGGTGCTTATAATGTAGCCAAAAGAAACCCAGGTGTTTGTGTTCCTGGTGGGGCGTCGACTGTAAGTATCACACAATCGATGGAAAACGAATTCCTAGAAGGGATTGAACGACTGGGACTCAGCGCCGAAGAAGCGAGAGGCGAACTAGCAAGTTTACAAAATGAAGGCATCCTTCCTTATATCGGACAGTCTGTACCTACACCTGCGATGGTTTACAAAACACTTTCCAATAACGAGTATGATGCAGAAATTTCTTATTCGTTTGCTGAATCCATTGGAACACCTCAACCCTGCCCAACAAACAATAAATTTCAAAAAAGTTTAAAATTCAAAACCGATAAATCAAAAATTTTTAGTTCCATCACACGTTCCTTAAAAGTGTTCGGAATTTCTCTCAGTGTGGAAGCCTCCATCACATACATCACCCAAGCCGGAAAAAAAGACAAAGCCATTCTCAATATCAAACAAGTTACAACTACATCCGGAAGCACTGACAAATCGACAACAAGATTTACCTTTGAAGAATGTGATAACGACACAAATGCCAATGCAAATAACTGTGTGACCCTTAGTTATAGCAATGTTTACGATAGTTCGGGAGACAAGGTCACAACCTCAGTCAAAGGAAAAACTAATGATTTTGGTGGCTATGTCACCACAGAATACATAGACAATAACAATGGTTACGAATATTATTTAGAAGAAACCTATGATGAAAATGGAGAAACCGAATACTTTGCCGTAGATTATTATGATTTAAATGATAACTCCAATGATGAATACGAAGAACTCGGTTACTTTGATTATGATATCTATGGCGAGTTTTATGAAACAGGAGCCAATGCCTACAAATTCGAATGGGACGCCTTTGTTGATTTTACGACGCCGGTGTTGCCTTCAGGTGGTGGTGGTATTGGGCAAGGGGGTTTTACGGAATACGATGCCTATGTCATTATGCCAGCCGGGGTAGATCCGAATGACTTTCCCGACGAATATGTCGGTTGGGGAGAATTCTTTAATAATGTCAATAGCGGTGGCCCAGTATATTATGTAGATTTTTACGGAACGGCAGACCAGATTGCAGGAACAGTTGTTTGGCGTTATACAATAGATGCAAATGGTAATGAAGTCTATACTTCTCTGGCAAATACAGTTATACAAATCTAATTCAAAACAAACATATGTTAAATAAAATACAAATTCGAAATTTCCTTCCGATTCTATTTCTTTTCCCGAGTTTTCTATTTCCTTCGGAGCCCTATCATAATGTCCAAGGGTTTTATGGAGAAAGAGCTGCTGGTCTCGGTGGCGCTTTCACTGCTATCGCCGATGATCCGTCAGGTGCTTATTACAACCCAGCAGGTCTTGGTTTTACTTACAACGACGGAATTTCCATTTCCGCGAGTAATTTTAAAGATGTAAAACGAAGTTATATTAACATTGATACACCGGGCCAAGTCTACAACCAAACCCACCAAGGGTTTGATCCAAACTTCATTGGTTTGTTAAAGAACTTTGATCGATGGAAGTTTGCATTTTCAATTGTCAATACATACAATTATTCTTACAACCGAGTCGACCAAGTCAACTACCCACTCGTTTCTACTTCGATCAACTCTACCAGAAACTACACAAAAGAAAGATACAACCAACTTCTCGTAGGCCCAAGTGCGGCTTACCTTCTCACCGATAAACTTTCCGTAGGTGCTACACTATATTACCTAAACGATACAAAAGAAGTTTCAAGGACTCAGTTCCAACAATTTTCCGATCTAAGTTATGTTATGCGTTCCTATGTAGACAACCGTAGGACTTCTGGTATTATGCCCGTCATCGGAATCCAATACCAACCCATTCAAAAAGTATCACTAGGATTTAGTTACCGCCGTATCTTTGTTATGGGAGGAAATAGGTTATACAATGAAGTGTATGCAGATTCTACCCGTAGGCCAGGATCCTCTGCCATAGATTTTATCGAAGGAACTGGGAACGGAGCCTCCTCCATTGAAGCGGGAGTTCTCACTCAAAAACCCAAACTCACGACTTCTATCCCACAAACATCCGAGATGCGGTTCGGAGTTGCCTTTTTCCCAACATCAAGATTTCTTGCTTCCTTTGATATGATCCACACTTCAGGTTACAAATCGAATCGGAACCAGGACGAAATTAGTACCTTTGGAAGAAGGATTACCTACACCATCAATGATACTGAAATTCGAGAACTCACAAGGGTTTCAACTACCAACTTTGCGGCGGGTATGGAATATTATTTAGCAGACACATTTTCCGTGTTAGCTGGTATTTACACAAACGAACCCAATACAAAACCCATTTCCTGGACAGAGTCCGCTGTAGATTTATACTTACAAAACGCTTATGGAAACCAAGTGCAGGTAAATTCCGGAGACAATAGTTTGATTTACAAAGTGGCGAGATCGGGAACGAACCCAAGAAATGAATATTCCCGAAACAAAGGACTCAGTTTAGGATTTTCCTGGGTGACATCGAAATCTTCTGTTTCCGTTACTTATATCCGAGAAGTAGGAAACGGGAATTCGAGGATTGATCCAAATTCCCTATCCCAAACCTTTGAATACAGTGCCCATTCCGTTTATATCATGGTTAGTTCCAGAAACTAACTATGATATCGGTATTTTACTTTGAACTTTGGTTCGATGTAAAATACTCTTTGGCATCTTCGTAACCATGCCGAAGAAGGATTTCCGCTTGTTCCTTTTTAAAATTTAAGATACTCACAAGACCTAACATTCGTTTGGGAGCAATGACGGAAACTTTTGCATTTTTAAATTGAGTGCGCAGTCCCAGTAAAAAATTTTCAATCGGTGTGAGCCCTTGCATTACAGCCTTTCTGTATTCAAATCCTTGTTCGACACTTCTGTAAGAACCAAGTAAATAAAGTTCAAATAACCTTTCTAAGGCTTCGTCTTTGGTTTCCGGTGCCTCCATCATCTGCACCCCTCCCACAGGAGAAAGTAGGACCACAACTATTTCAGAGGCCTCGTGAGTGAGCGCCGGTAAAATTGGGGTATTAGCCATCACTCCTCCATCCCAATACGGTTCTCCATCAATCATTTGCCAAGGAAAGATCATGGGAATGGCAGAAGAAGCCAAGATATGTTCGATTCTTAAACCAGGATTTTCAAAAAACTTTAATTCTGATGTTAGGATATTCACAGCAGAGATGATGACTTTTGTTTTGGATTCATTCAGGGCCGTAAAATCCATATTTTCATGGATGAATTTTTTTAAGGGATAGGTTTCCACAAGGGGATAGTATTTTCTTCGAAAAAATCCCTTTAACATATTCCAGACCGAATAACGCATGATATTTTTTTGGTTTAAACGTAACCATAATTCAGATAACCTACTGGAATTCATTCCTGAACCAATCGCACAAGCGTTGATGGCACCAACCGATGTCCCACAAATGATATCTGGTTTCCAATGGATCTCCTCCAAATACCGCAGAACACCTGCTTGGTAGGCACCTCTCGCCCCACCACCTGACAATACCAATGCCCTTTTTTTAGCCATCTATTTAGCTCCGGTAAAAACGTCTCGCCCGGTGATATATCTTTCCTTCCACCACTTTTCGTTTAAGGATTGGATGACCACACCACGACTCGTAGATGCATGGATAAAATTTCCGTTTTCTAAAACCATTCCCACATGAGTAATTTTACTTGTGTTTGGTGATGCAGAGAAAAATACTAAATTCCCAATTTGTTGTTTGTCACGCGGAACTGACTTACCGATTTGGGCCTGGTCTCTGGCGGATCTGGGAATTGTTTTTTCATTCATTCCAATTTTTGAATCGGTTAATATGGATTTGGTTAGACCAGAACAATCCACACCTCTTTTGGAATACCCACCATACAAATAAGGAGTTCCTATCCAATTTCGACCCACAGGATCAACTAACTTACGTTTATCTTTCTCGCCAACAGTTGTTTGTACAGTTGAGCTATTTTGTTCTTCTAAAAATAGAATGTTTGGATCAAGTCTTGGGCGTTCTTTTTTTACCCACTCTCCTTGTTCATTCCAAACAATTTCTGTGCGTCTTTCTGATTTTTGAAAATGATCTTTGGAAGAATTTGGACTGAGAACTTGGATGGTATCTGCTTTTACGATTTCCCAATCCTTAGGTTCTATATTTTGTCCTTCCTTCTTATACCAATCATTTAAAAATTGGGATTTTTTTTCATCACTGAGAGTTTGGATTTGTTTGGGAAGGACGGACTCCAAAGTTTTGATGGTGGAATTTGTATTTTCTTGCTTTTTACGAGATAAAACCACGAAACGTCCAGCAACAAGAACCGATGCACCACTCCATTGTTTGGCCCTCGCCACTCGTAGAATTTCAAGAATGGAATCTTCAGGAAGTTTTGAGATAGCGGTTTCTTTAAAAAATTTACCGAGATAGGGAATGTCTTTTTTGTTAGGTTTCGCTGTGATAAAATAAGGGATCAATTCTTCTGTTTCTTCCCAAGTGTACCCATAGTCTTTTAAGATAACAAACCTTTCGACCCCTTCCGCAAATTCAGGAGCCGGCATAGATTCAAAAGCCGCCCAAACCCGCAGTGACTGGACAATTTCTTTTATCGAAGGATCGTTTGCCCGATCTCCCAAACGTTTTCGAATTTCATTACGGATGAGTAAGGTCTCTTGTTTGTTATAAACAGATGCAACTAACGAATCTAAGTTTTGAGCGGATAGTGAACTTACCCCGAAAAAAAGAAATATAAACCCAACCAAAATCACACGATAATTTGAAATCACAAACATACTTTGTATGATAAGGTTTAGAATTTATTGTAAAGAAGGATTTAGAAATTTCTCTTTACTCCTTTTGATTTTATCGATGGAAGAAACGTATCCAAGTTCCATCAAACGTTCATAGGCAAACCAATCCAAAAGGCCAAAATTGTTCGTAGGAATTTGTAAGAATAAATCGGAGATTTTTTCTGTTTGTCGGATGCGGTCCCGACTCGAAGCCAGAATCGAACGAATGATGATATCACCAATGGGAGGAAATTTGGGTCTTAAAATTTCATTGAAGTTGATAAGGTTTGTAATTTGTACCAAGGGATTTGTCATCACCCCTGGATTTGTTTTATCAAAATAAGCGCAGAGTTCTTTGTCTTGGTCGGGATAAATATCTCCAAACACGTCAACCGAAATGATTTTTCCAGCACCCCGCTCTTTGAGTGTAATCCCAGGAACATTATCGAGAACTCCTCCATCCACATAAACCACCCCATCATCGATAAACGGAGGAACCACTCCTGGAATGGAGGTACTCGCACGAATGGCCTTCCATAAATCACCTTTGTCATGTACATGAATTTCCGAATGGGAAAGATCGGTGGAAATGGCATAATAAGGAATCCATAAATCTTCAATTTGGATGGATCCAAAAAATTGGCGAATGGCTTCTGTGTATTTTTTTCCTGTAGTGAGGGATAAAACAGGAACTGTATATTCGTTTAACAGGTCTTTGGAGATCCAAAATGCTTTTGCCTTTTCCTTACTACCGGCGCTTGTTTCCCCCATAGCAATGAGGGCTGCAAAAATAGATCCAGCACTGGTTCCAGAAACCATATCAATCGGAATTTGGTGTTCTTCCAAAGCTGAAAGAACTCCCAAATGCGAAAAACCTTTCGCACCCCCTCCACCAAGAGAAAGCCCAATGGATTTTCCAAGGAGACCCCGGCCGAGCCTTTCCCATGTATCAAGCCTGTCCAAATGCACATGGTAATGATGGTTAAATTTTCTTTTGTGTAAATGTCGGATAGTTCCAGGGACTACAACCACTGGATCTGGTTGGAGGAGAATTAATACATGATTGATCTCTTTGAATTGTTTGGGATCTAAAATAGATTCTAAATGGATACAATTTGGATCCGAGTTTGCATCCTTAATGTATAAAATGGTATCGGATTGGCGGAGTGCCCTCCGCATCCAAGCGGAAACATCCTTTTTATCTTCTAATAAATAAAATACATAATCAAACTCCGCTTCCAATTGCGAAAAAAACCGAATGATCCATGGTTCGCGGTCTTTTTCCTCTAACGTCTGTAACTCGCTCGTTCGTTCCAGAAAAAATGTTTCATCCACCACACAAAAGGATCCATACCGTAAAAATACGAGACCCATCTTATGAATGATTTCATCCAAACTATCTTTGGTTAATGCGGAAAGAACCGAAAACGTTCGAGAAACAGGAACAAAACCTTTGTTTTCTGTTTTGGCATGTGCCAGCCGTTCGGCGATGATTTTGGTAATTTGTAAAAGG of the Leptospira kanakyensis genome contains:
- a CDS encoding NlpC/P60 family protein; its protein translation is MFVISNYRVILVGFIFLFFGVSSLSAQNLDSLVASVYNKQETLLIRNEIRKRLGDRANDPSIKEIVQSLRVWAAFESMPAPEFAEGVERFVILKDYGYTWEETEELIPYFITAKPNKKDIPYLGKFFKETAISKLPEDSILEILRVARAKQWSGASVLVAGRFVVLSRKKQENTNSTIKTLESVLPKQIQTLSDEKKSQFLNDWYKKEGQNIEPKDWEIVKADTIQVLSPNSSKDHFQKSERRTEIVWNEQGEWVKKERPRLDPNILFLEEQNSSTVQTTVGEKDKRKLVDPVGRNWIGTPYLYGGYSKRGVDCSGLTKSILTDSKIGMNEKTIPRSARDQAQIGKSVPRDKQQIGNLVFFSASPNTSKITHVGMVLENGNFIHASTSRGVVIQSLNEKWWKERYITGRDVFTGAK
- a CDS encoding OmpP1/FadL family transporter, producing the protein MLNKIQIRNFLPILFLFPSFLFPSEPYHNVQGFYGERAAGLGGAFTAIADDPSGAYYNPAGLGFTYNDGISISASNFKDVKRSYINIDTPGQVYNQTHQGFDPNFIGLLKNFDRWKFAFSIVNTYNYSYNRVDQVNYPLVSTSINSTRNYTKERYNQLLVGPSAAYLLTDKLSVGATLYYLNDTKEVSRTQFQQFSDLSYVMRSYVDNRRTSGIMPVIGIQYQPIQKVSLGFSYRRIFVMGGNRLYNEVYADSTRRPGSSAIDFIEGTGNGASSIEAGVLTQKPKLTTSIPQTSEMRFGVAFFPTSRFLASFDMIHTSGYKSNRNQDEISTFGRRITYTINDTEIRELTRVSTTNFAAGMEYYLADTFSVLAGIYTNEPNTKPISWTESAVDLYLQNAYGNQVQVNSGDNSLIYKVARSGTNPRNEYSRNKGLSLGFSWVTSKSSVSVTYIREVGNGNSRIDPNSLSQTFEYSAHSVYIMVSSRN
- a CDS encoding patatin-like phospholipase family protein produces the protein MAKKRALVLSGGGARGAYQAGVLRYLEEIHWKPDIICGTSVGAINACAIGSGMNSSRLSELWLRLNQKNIMRYSVWNMLKGFFRRKYYPLVETYPLKKFIHENMDFTALNESKTKVIISAVNILTSELKFFENPGLRIEHILASSAIPMIFPWQMIDGEPYWDGGVMANTPILPALTHEASEIVVVLLSPVGGVQMMEAPETKDEALERLFELYLLGSYRSVEQGFEYRKAVMQGLTPIENFLLGLRTQFKNAKVSVIAPKRMLGLVSILNFKKEQAEILLRHGYEDAKEYFTSNQSSK
- a CDS encoding patatin-like phospholipase family protein; this translates as MKRIRISKHPHLAQYLTLADLFKNLPHTVLRELKENTVREFLVGGEVLFAENSDGNDLYILAAGKLRYEKRGSDGAVRDVGEFKRLDIIGELSLITGEKRSATVKAIRDSELIRVPRDIALSILLKYPESLLQITKIIAERLAHAKTENKGFVPVSRTFSVLSALTKDSLDEIIHKMGLVFLRYGSFCVVDETFFLERTSELQTLEEKDREPWIIRFFSQLEAEFDYVFYLLEDKKDVSAWMRRALRQSDTILYIKDANSDPNCIHLESILDPKQFKEINHVLILLQPDPVVVVPGTIRHLHKRKFNHHYHVHLDRLDTWERLGRGLLGKSIGLSLGGGGAKGFSHLGVLSALEEHQIPIDMVSGTSAGSIFAALIAMGETSAGSKEKAKAFWISKDLLNEYTVPVLSLTTGKKYTEAIRQFFGSIQIEDLWIPYYAISTDLSHSEIHVHDKGDLWKAIRASTSIPGVVPPFIDDGVVYVDGGVLDNVPGITLKERGAGKIISVDVFGDIYPDQDKELCAYFDKTNPGVMTNPLVQITNLINFNEILRPKFPPIGDIIIRSILASSRDRIRQTEKISDLFLQIPTNNFGLLDWFAYERLMELGYVSSIDKIKRSKEKFLNPSLQ